The Maniola jurtina chromosome 3, ilManJurt1.1, whole genome shotgun sequence genome segment attaaaaatatctacaGACTTAAATTATCTACAACAAACATCTATAATTGAAATAATTCTTATATCTAGTAATTAATCTAGGGATTTGAATACTGAACgtaaaataggtataaaaaagACTGGCTCGCCTTGGTTTCGCTCGGGTAGATTTTCcgaaaacttttataaaaaaaaacttatatgcttttcaagtttctagactcaGAACGGGTTTTAGCTGTACCTTTGTTGATATgtcattaggtacattattatgtattaatacattttaaaataattaaaatcaattttttattattttacgctTGTCTCAACTTGTCAtgataaaatatcaaaaactaATTTTCAATAATAACTACAATATGTTTAACTATTTTAGACGCGTGGTTTGTTAGTGGTCACTCCACAATTAATGACAAGGGCTCGACGTCGTATGATAGTCATGCATCCGCTTCCACGTGTTGATGAAATATCACCGGAATTTGATTCAGATCCACGGGCTGCTTACTTCAGACAAGCAGAATATGGTATGTACGTACGGATGGCATTACTTGCCATGGTGAGCGGAGTAAATCCGCTGACTTGATTATAAAATAACAGTCGATTCTTACAATAACAATCAATTGTATATTATGTGTTaaattacatacttacttaattgttaaataataaagtattttttataaaccGTGGCGTTTGATTgactgtatatttttattataaatattacttactacttGACGGTTAAAAAGAGATTccaaattatcaaaatatttctCCGAAAACGTTTGTTTATAATAAGGCAATAACAAGCATAgataacttatttaaaatatgaGTATCAACGTTAAACCCAGTAGGTAGTATGTCGAAAGAAAATACTGAACATATTCTGTCTGCAAAATAggaaaatgaattatttataactTCGACTCCTCTGGACCATTAATATCCAGGTATTTCTTCATTTcttgattaaaattattttcaagatGTATATCGGCGAAATGAAACCTACCACCTTCAGAAGGAGAGTCTTGATTTATGATATGTTCACACTTTGGCCGGTGTTTCCGATTCAAGTTGGGCGGTAAGTTACGTTCGGTGTGAGCTTTTTCTCTCGGGGGTAGTCTATAGCCTCCCAAATTCACGAGTTTACGTTGACAATCGCTTAATTTATCACGAATGACATCTAAATACTCTTTTGCTGTTCCGTCTCCAGCGGGCTCTTCTCGCAAAAGGTAGCACAATCTTCTGGCTTGCTCCAGATAAATGACTGCTTGATTGAGAGCATCAAACTTTTCACTTGAACGTGCCATCGCTATGAAATGCGGTATGAAGAACTCTAGCACCAAACGCCGACGCTCTACTTCCATTTTTGCAGGTAATATAATCTGTAAAATGCAAAAGTAAACTTCATCAcggttaattatttattagggttattcaagggtcagaccaacaaattcctgaaaggctggcaacgctaTGCAGTTCCTATAGTActtgcaaatgtttatgggcgacGCGGATGGTAACcgcttaaggggcatgagacgggtctgcccgcgaaattcaaatttaatttggtttttcgcaatttgtaaactaatacgacaacgtagggttatggcattttaattgcgccaatggtagtatcatcctcacaggtttataactaactataactcacaaattagtcgatactagagctaatttcttaaactggacccttttaagtaaagatttttatataaacctgtgaggatgatactgccattgtcgcaattaaaatgccataagcctacgttgtcgtattagtttacaaattgcgaaaaaccaaattaaatttgaattttggggGCAGACCCGTCACATCCACAGTATACCTTGTatgacggtacggaacccttcttgtgcgagttcgactcgcagttgaccgtttttttattaatagtaataggtacttacacttttattaatttctctttctcttttttcagtttttttttgtttcttggtAGCTGTATTAGCCCGTCTTCTGTctttaatttgtttcaatttttccTTTTTCCACTGATATTCTTTATCATAAGCTTtatctttatcatcatcatcatcactatcagAACTTTCATTATAATTGGACATAACAACAGGTATTTGTGGATTTAGTATTCGCCACGGATTCTTGCAAGTTAAAATGTCATAGAGTCTTTGGCAATTAAATTTTGGATAGAAATCTTTCTTTGTATACTTCAGTTTGTTAAGAGCATGTAATAAATGCATAACAGGTGTCTCCAGAATGTCAGCCAATTTTCTCTGTTGCTGTAATAGCAGGGGCTTAGGGATGTATTTGAATTCATTGCAATTTTCGATAAAATAATTTGGAAACCGTGACATTCCGAAAGGTTTGTagaaacttttcaaaaaagagCGTAGAGACTCCCCAAGGCGATCTTCTGGCCAACTGGCATAATTATTTTCACATTGCCAGAACAAATGATTTTTTATGTGACTAGCATCAATTCCAATTTTTGAAGTTTCATTTTCCATAAAAGTTTTGTGTAAAGCTAAAGCAAATAAGTAACATCGCATATGAGAGTGAGCCAAGCAACTTTCTAAATAGCGTTCTGCTGCTGGAAACATAACCTTCCATTGTAACTTTTGATCCGGGttgacccctctttttggcctAAATCCTATCGGTACTAGTAAACAACCAAAACCAATCGCTTTGCTCACCATATATTGTGTGGGCCATTGATAACAGAAGTTGGTCCTCgggttttttactatttttctctcTCGTATAATCCATTGATTGGCAGCATTTGGCCAAGCGGCTATTAGAGCAGGAAAAACTTCATAACTAACAGTCGAGCCACTCCTTGTTGCGTTACAATAAATACTAGCCCCCTGTGTTAGTGAATTTTTCACGGTATCTTGAGAAAATCCTAAACCAGTACCTAAATGTAGTATAAAGTTATCTACAAAATCATTCATAAAAGTTATAGAACTCAGATAATGATGAGTTTCGTATAGGTCTCTATTCAGCGATACTTTTGAACCCGCATCGTCGTTCTCTTCATCACTCCAGTCAACTGATCTAACGTTAACTGTTAACCAACTTTCATCTGGTAGGACTCCAGAAGTAGTCGCATAGTTTGTCTGTAAACTAAGTTCTACTTTCTTCGGTGTCGTCAAATTTGTTATAGTTGCATAACCATAATCAGACTCTGTTTCACTTGACTCCGTTTGACGACTGCTTGCATTTGATCGGTATCCCGAGGTCTCTGTATCTTCAGCTGCAATGTTATCTAAGGATATGTTACTTGTTTGCAAGATTGTGTGAGTACTGTCCAACTGAGACTTATTCATTGTTTCACTAGTGCGCCTCGTATTCTTTAAAATCGATTTTCTGGGTTTTATATCATGACCCACATTTTCTTTActatctaaattaaataaaacttctgTTCCTTGACATTTAATGCTGGCTAAAATTTCATTATTTGGAAATATATTATCATCGTTACTTTTCTTATTTATGTCGTCTAATGAAGCATTATCAAATTTTTCGAGATCTATATACCGGGAATTCTTTTTGTGTAGATtaggtagttttattttta includes the following:
- the LOC123880848 gene encoding uncharacterized protein LOC123880848, with translation MGNSKSKKIQKEPDKFFEREKWKEQKREEKKKKNANLQKRAPVKDPPLSPSAMLSQPALAPVPNPAPTQVRSYDEAALDTMRTQLATDSDAFLLNNILMSVQFFENYEREVQQINNNPISERQHQMDEAMVQHHKHVFFADKIQECVQDHITYQRRSDQSEPIVAPRLFIIYDNVEASEPGDTSDYCAVLDAPFYKLRIEDSKQSGYIKLKKLEILESTLPKENPTKIIPTFSCDDSVYTDSEKESHASDDPPYSDKEEVIQKIKIKLPNLHKKNSRYIDLEKFDNASLDDINKKSNDDNIFPNNEILASIKCQGTEVLFNLDSKENVGHDIKPRKSILKNTRRTSETMNKSQLDSTHTILQTSNISLDNIAAEDTETSGYRSNASSRQTESSETESDYGYATITNLTTPKKVELSLQTNYATTSGVLPDESWLTVNVRSVDWSDEENDDAGSKVSLNRDLYETHHYLSSITFMNDFVDNFILHLGTGLGFSQDTVKNSLTQGASIYCNATRSGSTVSYEVFPALIAAWPNAANQWIIRERKIVKNPRTNFCYQWPTQYMVSKAIGFGCLLVPIGFRPKRGVNPDQKLQWKVMFPAAERYLESCLAHSHMRCYLFALALHKTFMENETSKIGIDASHIKNHLFWQCENNYASWPEDRLGESLRSFLKSFYKPFGMSRFPNYFIENCNEFKYIPKPLLLQQQRKLADILETPVMHLLHALNKLKYTKKDFYPKFNCQRLYDILTCKNPWRILNPQIPVVMSNYNESSDSDDDDDKDKAYDKEYQWKKEKLKQIKDRRRANTATKKQKKTEKREREINKSIILPAKMEVERRRLVLEFFIPHFIAMARSSEKFDALNQAVIYLEQARRLCYLLREEPAGDGTAKEYLDVIRDKLSDCQRKLVNLGGYRLPPREKAHTERNLPPNLNRKHRPKCEHIINQDSPSEGGRFHFADIHLENNFNQEMKKYLDINGPEESKL